Proteins co-encoded in one Listeria ivanovii subsp. ivanovii genomic window:
- the essA gene encoding type VII secretion protein EssA — MKFKIALFLILICFAFAPGVLATDSDSYLENSGKMEIKTDRLQKTDEEKAKEQEDMKETELDKKGIPLFTDEMDEKIEKQKASEKAEYERIKDSLFEEEPTAGETVRATKEKLFSEDYETAVSGETVVTATNSVEDGTKKTKQKTVGGAIAGTLVALAGGVYVAARNVFE; from the coding sequence ATGAAATTTAAAATCGCGTTATTTCTTATATTAATCTGTTTTGCTTTTGCTCCTGGAGTGCTTGCCACAGATTCAGATAGTTATCTCGAGAACAGTGGGAAAATGGAGATTAAAACAGATAGACTGCAAAAAACAGATGAAGAAAAGGCAAAAGAACAAGAAGATATGAAAGAAACGGAACTGGATAAAAAAGGTATTCCCCTTTTTACGGATGAAATGGATGAAAAGATTGAAAAGCAAAAAGCGTCCGAAAAAGCGGAGTATGAGCGGATTAAAGACTCATTGTTTGAAGAAGAACCGACTGCAGGTGAAACGGTAAGAGCAACTAAAGAAAAGTTGTTCTCGGAAGATTATGAGACAGCTGTATCGGGTGAAACAGTGGTTACTGCAACAAATAGTGTGGAAGATGGGACGAAAAAAACAAAACAAAAAACAGTTGGCGGAGCAATTGCGGGAACGCTTGTGGCACTTGCAGGTGGGGTTTATGTAGCTGCGCGAAATGTTTTTGAATAG
- a CDS encoding EsaB/YukD family protein, protein MAKDTHMNVTVDFTNWGAGKYDLRIPVHQPIKALIINLAETLKIEYQDLSKCTIKTTNKAILLSDDDKLTNFQIADGDILEIL, encoded by the coding sequence ATGGCTAAAGATACACATATGAATGTGACGGTAGATTTTACAAATTGGGGCGCGGGTAAATATGATCTGCGTATCCCAGTGCATCAACCAATCAAGGCACTAATTATTAATTTGGCAGAGACGCTAAAAATTGAGTACCAAGATTTATCAAAATGCACTATCAAAACGACCAATAAAGCGATTTTACTAAGCGATGACGATAAACTAACTAACTTTCAAATTGCTGACGGCGATATTTTAGAAATTTTATAG
- the essC gene encoding type VII secretion protein EssC, which translates to MNREALLIVSNGQQCHKHQLSPEKVVTIGNTIEHEITYPELGEAIEVKYGEDTWNAGTTALKVNEAVKVEKLAFYLCQDLHTQVYDVVTNLSVAFGDGTENDVTIDETKSDFLLLRDSKAEKFELQVFYGEIYHNFSLVTKSCTLEPGDQLYTDGVTITIGKEDISMLAAKNRVTSKLAPLFAADNAFGEDYPDYHRSPRIIYRAPEEKINMAKPSSKPSKPTDGLIKIILPPLIMVAITVMISIFQPRGLYIIMTIAMSAVTITMAIINYIKSRKKYKEDSKQRLESYDLYLKRKTKELHETSEKQRHALTYHYPNVTELEKMALRVDSRIYEKTMFHHDFLTLRVGYGDESSSFSVEFQQEEFSQEKDELIEEAVKIKGQYLSIKEVPVATDLMHGPVGYIGPRHLVLEQLQMLVMQTSLFHSYYDLQFITIFPEEEKADWDWMRWLPHANMRDVNVRGFVYHERSRDQVLNSLYQILKERKQTLTEQTSKQEQLYFSPHYVVLITDEKLILDHTVMEFFNEDPSELGVSLVFVQDVMESLPEHVKTVVDIRDAKSGNIILEQGDLVNRAFVPDHLPADFDKEVISRALAPLNHLQNLKNSIPEAVTFLEMYGVERVEELNIAGRWAKNETYKSLAVPLGLRGKDDIVQLNLHEKAHGPHGLVAGTTGSGKSEIIQSYIISLGVNFHPYEVAFLLIDYKGGGMANLFKNMPHLLGTITNLDGAQSMRALASIKAELQKRQRLFGEHDVNHINQYQKLYKQGKATEPMPHLFLISDEFAELKSEQPEFMKELVSTVRIGRSLGIHLILATQKPSGVVDDQIWSNSKFKLALKVQNASDSNEILKTPDAAEITLPGRSYLQVGNNEIYELFQSAWSGADYVPDKENTDYIDTTIYAINDLGQYDILTEDLSGLDKKDDLTKLPSELDAVIDHIHAYTEEVGIEALPRPWLPPLEEEIFLPELHPVNREDLWHGEKQPLQATIGFLDIPQMQAQEPLTIDLAKDGHLAVFSSPGYGKSTFLQTVTMDLARQHNPERLHIYLLDLGTNGLLPLKGLPHVADTIMVDEEIKIGKLIRRLAQELKERKQKLSQYGVANISMYERASKEEVPTILLVIDAFDSVGEAPYKEVFEKLIAQIAREGASVGIHLVISAVRQNAIRVQMLASIKHQVPLFMIEDGEARSIVGKTDLTSEELPGRGLVKLEEPTVFQTALPVCGEGTLDIIEKIQTESEEMAKAWQGMVPEPIPMVPEVIHMLDYLKNKQVQSAISKGKTPIAVDFEYVLPVNLDVRTDGNTLVLTDNADILERTMVSLVELMGQNMEVDIALYDNSSNRFQRYKNNVNIYAGDDDAMNLVSEQLISVLEAREDGWKEIQRAAGGDVTLRMYVEELRPMYIVLTDSIYSAEQMSAEARKNIVKLIENGPRLGIYFVTGSQTGILYRARDEISGELRKQKTGILLGRVSDQSVLSLINTIYKEQMLAPYEAYYIKQGQCEKIKLIAPNQ; encoded by the coding sequence ATGAATAGAGAGGCTTTATTAATTGTTAGTAACGGGCAACAATGCCATAAACACCAGTTGTCTCCTGAAAAAGTCGTGACAATTGGCAATACCATCGAACATGAAATTACCTATCCTGAACTTGGTGAAGCGATTGAAGTTAAGTACGGTGAAGATACTTGGAATGCTGGGACTACGGCGCTTAAAGTAAATGAAGCTGTAAAAGTAGAGAAGTTAGCGTTTTATCTATGTCAAGATTTGCATACACAAGTTTATGATGTTGTAACCAATCTTTCGGTAGCTTTTGGGGATGGAACGGAAAATGATGTTACGATCGATGAAACTAAATCAGATTTTCTACTTTTGCGTGACTCAAAGGCGGAGAAGTTTGAATTACAAGTGTTTTATGGCGAAATTTATCATAATTTTTCTTTAGTGACAAAGAGTTGTACGTTAGAACCTGGTGACCAGCTTTATACGGACGGTGTGACGATTACAATTGGAAAAGAAGATATCAGTATGCTAGCTGCAAAAAATCGTGTGACGAGCAAATTAGCGCCGTTATTTGCTGCGGACAATGCATTCGGTGAAGACTATCCAGATTATCACCGCTCTCCGCGGATTATTTACCGTGCACCGGAAGAAAAAATCAACATGGCAAAACCGTCAAGCAAGCCTTCCAAACCAACAGATGGACTGATTAAAATTATTTTGCCACCACTTATTATGGTTGCAATTACCGTAATGATTTCGATTTTTCAACCGCGGGGACTTTATATTATCATGACAATCGCCATGTCAGCAGTAACGATTACAATGGCGATTATTAACTATATAAAATCACGCAAAAAATATAAAGAAGACTCAAAACAACGGTTGGAAAGTTATGACCTTTATTTAAAACGAAAAACGAAAGAATTGCATGAAACCAGCGAAAAACAACGACATGCATTAACTTACCATTATCCAAATGTCACAGAACTGGAAAAAATGGCACTACGAGTGGATTCGCGCATTTATGAAAAAACCATGTTTCATCACGATTTCTTAACTCTCCGTGTTGGTTACGGCGATGAATCCAGTAGTTTTTCTGTGGAATTTCAACAAGAAGAATTTAGCCAAGAAAAAGATGAACTTATTGAAGAAGCAGTGAAAATTAAAGGGCAATATTTATCGATTAAAGAGGTTCCAGTAGCGACAGATTTGATGCATGGACCAGTCGGCTATATTGGGCCACGTCACTTAGTTCTTGAACAACTGCAAATGTTAGTGATGCAAACGTCCCTTTTCCATAGTTATTATGATTTACAATTTATTACGATTTTCCCGGAAGAAGAAAAAGCCGATTGGGATTGGATGCGTTGGTTGCCACATGCGAATATGCGCGATGTGAATGTTCGCGGCTTCGTTTATCATGAACGTTCGCGCGACCAAGTGCTCAATTCACTTTACCAAATTTTAAAAGAGCGGAAACAAACGTTAACGGAGCAAACTAGCAAACAAGAACAACTCTATTTTAGTCCACATTATGTAGTATTAATTACGGATGAAAAATTAATTCTAGATCATACGGTCATGGAATTTTTCAATGAAGATCCAAGTGAATTAGGTGTTTCGTTAGTTTTCGTGCAAGACGTCATGGAAAGCTTGCCAGAACACGTGAAGACAGTTGTCGATATTCGTGATGCTAAAAGCGGAAACATTATTTTGGAGCAAGGCGATTTAGTCAATCGTGCATTCGTACCAGACCATTTGCCTGCTGATTTTGACAAAGAAGTCATTAGTCGGGCTCTTGCACCACTTAACCACTTACAAAACTTAAAAAACTCGATCCCAGAGGCCGTTACTTTCCTGGAAATGTACGGGGTAGAGCGCGTGGAGGAATTAAATATTGCCGGACGTTGGGCAAAAAATGAAACCTATAAGAGCCTCGCTGTCCCACTAGGACTTCGTGGGAAAGACGATATCGTGCAGCTGAATTTACATGAAAAAGCACACGGACCGCATGGATTGGTTGCTGGGACGACTGGTTCTGGTAAATCAGAAATTATTCAGTCCTATATTATCTCCCTTGGCGTCAATTTTCATCCCTATGAAGTCGCTTTCCTACTAATTGACTACAAGGGCGGCGGAATGGCGAACTTGTTTAAAAATATGCCGCATTTACTTGGAACCATTACCAACTTGGACGGCGCCCAGTCGATGCGTGCGCTTGCGTCCATCAAAGCCGAATTGCAGAAAAGGCAACGGTTATTTGGGGAGCACGACGTCAACCATATCAACCAATACCAAAAACTATACAAACAAGGCAAAGCAACCGAGCCAATGCCCCATCTATTCCTTATTTCCGATGAGTTTGCCGAATTAAAATCCGAACAACCAGAATTTATGAAAGAACTCGTTTCGACCGTACGTATCGGACGTTCCCTTGGCATCCATTTAATCTTAGCGACCCAAAAACCAAGCGGCGTGGTAGATGACCAAATCTGGTCCAACTCGAAATTCAAACTAGCGCTCAAAGTACAAAATGCGAGCGACTCGAATGAAATTTTGAAAACACCCGATGCAGCAGAAATCACGTTGCCAGGACGTTCGTATTTACAAGTGGGGAATAACGAGATTTATGAGTTATTCCAAAGTGCATGGAGCGGTGCAGACTACGTGCCAGATAAGGAAAACACAGATTATATTGATACAACCATTTATGCGATAAATGATTTAGGTCAGTACGATATTTTGACAGAAGATTTGAGTGGTTTGGATAAGAAAGATGATTTGACGAAACTACCGAGCGAACTGGATGCGGTAATTGATCATATTCATGCGTATACGGAGGAGGTTGGGATTGAGGCACTGCCGAGACCGTGGTTGCCGCCTTTGGAAGAAGAAATTTTCTTACCAGAACTACACCCAGTGAACAGAGAAGACTTATGGCATGGAGAAAAACAACCACTTCAAGCAACAATTGGTTTTCTTGATATTCCACAAATGCAGGCACAAGAGCCATTAACGATTGATTTAGCTAAAGATGGACATTTAGCTGTATTCTCAAGTCCAGGTTACGGAAAGTCGACATTCTTACAAACCGTAACGATGGATTTAGCAAGACAACACAATCCAGAAAGACTGCATATTTATCTATTGGACTTAGGGACGAATGGGTTGTTACCACTAAAAGGCTTACCACATGTTGCGGATACCATTATGGTGGATGAGGAAATTAAAATCGGAAAGCTTATCCGTCGTTTAGCACAAGAATTAAAAGAACGAAAACAAAAGCTAAGTCAATATGGTGTAGCAAATATCTCGATGTATGAAAGAGCGAGTAAGGAAGAAGTTCCAACTATTTTACTTGTGATTGATGCATTTGATTCGGTTGGCGAGGCGCCTTACAAAGAAGTATTTGAGAAATTAATTGCACAAATAGCACGTGAAGGGGCAAGTGTAGGAATTCATTTAGTTATCAGTGCAGTAAGGCAAAATGCTATTCGAGTGCAAATGCTCGCGAGTATAAAACATCAAGTTCCATTATTTATGATTGAAGACGGAGAAGCTAGAAGTATTGTTGGAAAAACAGATTTAACTAGTGAGGAATTGCCTGGTAGAGGATTAGTCAAATTAGAAGAACCAACCGTTTTCCAAACAGCTCTACCAGTTTGTGGAGAAGGAACACTTGATATTATTGAAAAAATCCAAACAGAAAGTGAAGAAATGGCTAAAGCTTGGCAAGGTATGGTGCCAGAGCCAATTCCAATGGTTCCAGAAGTAATCCATATGTTGGATTATCTGAAAAACAAACAAGTTCAAAGTGCCATTTCAAAAGGTAAAACTCCGATTGCTGTAGATTTTGAATACGTTTTACCAGTTAATTTAGATGTACGAACAGATGGTAATACCTTAGTTCTGACGGATAATGCGGATATTTTAGAACGAACAATGGTCTCATTAGTCGAATTAATGGGGCAAAATATGGAAGTCGATATTGCCCTATATGACAATTCCTCTAACAGATTCCAACGATATAAAAATAATGTAAATATTTATGCAGGCGACGATGACGCAATGAATTTAGTTTCCGAACAATTGATTAGTGTTTTAGAAGCGAGAGAAGATGGATGGAAAGAAATCCAACGTGCAGCAGGTGGCGATGTAACCTTGAGAATGTACGTGGAAGAATTGCGTCCAATGTACATTGTGCTAACAGATAGTATTTATAGTGCTGAACAAATGTCTGCGGAGGCTCGGAAAAATATAGTGAAACTAATAGAAAACGGACCAAGACTAGGAATTTATTTTGTTACCGGAAGTCAAACAGGAATTCTTTACAGAGCGAGAGATGAGATTTCTGGAGAATTACGAAAACAAAAAACAGGGATTTTACTAGGACGAGTTAGTGATCAAAGTGTCCTTAGCCTGATTAATACTATCTATAAAGAGCAGATGCTCGCACCATATGAAGCTTATTACATTAAACAAGGGCAGTGCGAGAAAATTAAGCTTATTGCGCCAAACCAATAA
- a CDS encoding WXG100 family type VII secretion target, translating into MGNVKIDAAKVAEAKKSAVIVEKSLEATHKKCKSVISYVEGASWSGKSRDAFLTFMELIEQYHADVKKNFKKQKKALNALEDYVEDFENTSYSKDVKRL; encoded by the coding sequence ATGGGTAATGTGAAAATTGATGCGGCCAAAGTCGCCGAAGCCAAAAAATCAGCCGTCATTGTGGAAAAAAGCCTGGAAGCAACACATAAAAAATGCAAATCAGTTATTTCTTATGTAGAAGGTGCCTCTTGGAGTGGTAAATCACGGGATGCTTTTCTTACTTTCATGGAATTAATTGAACAGTACCATGCGGACGTAAAGAAAAACTTTAAAAAGCAAAAGAAAGCTTTGAACGCATTAGAAGATTATGTGGAAGATTTTGAGAACACTTCCTACTCCAAGGATGTGAAGAGGTTATGA
- a CDS encoding DUF5081 family protein — MTVSMVDTFTPVELYLLLAPFEVKHIFGIPDKITYLLKGEDVFAEGFEMLKNKGVLDGSGNLTDGGGFLIDSLVEYYQSTKYVRLNQLMFAFPKKTSNEVLVMIEIKPQKEYRFERMNKIHALAMMRELFPIISREPGPKETEFLKEELTNEERKRAMVFNPEKNFISMEFFHLEEKTQEASNPAFYKQYLSFEMENKLIMVDVVNEAYYQGSQYALLKLLFDELAFPYKEDK, encoded by the coding sequence ATGACAGTAAGCATGGTAGATACTTTTACACCCGTAGAACTATATTTGTTACTTGCGCCTTTTGAAGTAAAACATATCTTTGGAATCCCAGACAAGATAACTTATCTGTTAAAAGGCGAAGATGTTTTTGCGGAAGGATTTGAAATGCTTAAGAATAAAGGTGTTTTAGATGGTTCTGGAAATTTAACAGATGGTGGGGGCTTCTTGATTGACTCACTAGTTGAATATTATCAAAGCACAAAATATGTCCGACTCAATCAATTAATGTTTGCTTTTCCTAAAAAAACATCGAATGAAGTACTGGTAATGATAGAAATAAAACCACAAAAAGAATATCGGTTTGAGCGAATGAATAAAATCCATGCGCTAGCGATGATGAGAGAACTTTTCCCCATTATTAGCAGAGAACCTGGTCCAAAGGAAACGGAATTTTTAAAAGAAGAATTAACAAACGAAGAACGAAAACGGGCAATGGTTTTTAATCCAGAGAAGAATTTTATTAGTATGGAATTTTTTCACTTAGAAGAAAAAACGCAAGAAGCAAGTAATCCGGCTTTCTATAAGCAGTATCTATCATTTGAGATGGAAAACAAACTAATTATGGTGGATGTCGTAAATGAAGCTTATTATCAAGGGAGTCAGTATGCTTTACTAAAATTATTATTTGATGAGCTTGCATTTCCGTATAAGGAGGACAAATAG